From one Perca flavescens isolate YP-PL-M2 chromosome 4, PFLA_1.0, whole genome shotgun sequence genomic stretch:
- the zbtb40 gene encoding zinc finger and BTB domain-containing protein 40 isoform X1, with protein MMELPNYSSQLMQQLWALRKEGHFCDCTILVGDSPHRAHKLVLAASSMLFRSLLDGSDTISIDTAMVSSQEFGCLLDMVYTGKLPLGKHNVSRIVAAADSLQMFDVAVGFRNVLTTLVNQQVSVPVASTQTPSLSGINKAQSVNAEGSASPSKDDSTPDETELKAELKKEDRQSEEEDAEEPACKRVCTELSESSEPKEGRSSDSVAEENNPTAATVSTGPAAGFLEHSSQLVELLANMSSVVELLSQAAQGSLEEQERQVVCECCEEADPSSVLEKLLSRVKEGQLSEEAIVSLLRTVRQKAPSSFPTPLLSLLGEADRDTPEPLGNQTAVDPERENGTGSEEKLEEKGEEENSKEETEEDEKVKNDPTDSFSSPSSSSSSSSPSKPYSCRWCKRGFAYKCRMLAHVKRCAMSQECEQQCPQCPEKLPNQRALQRHRAEAHRSTARVKKKVACDLCGRTFAHPSGMIYHKRTEHFEEKPFACEDCGAKFGANSSLKNHMRLHTGEKPYLCKHCDMSFSVAAALAYHTKKKHSEGKMYVCQYCKAVFAQSIELTRHVRTHTGDRPYVCRECGKGYSQASGLTVHLHTFHNLSEPHDCQKCCLSFSSLEEHRQHIQELHPKEFHKCPTCNQVFNSAALLDKHKATHTGTKPFSCELCNKSYQQLSGLWYHNRTNHPDVFANHTRQLKTLVQCDVCFKFFPSAASVAKHQAAEHQGLAASAVRCAFCPAVLAGEEELQEHMSSQHVSQSPEAFSCPLCSLVCTSQLELQEHLLSCHMEAQEDASHTVVAANPTGDEGAEPASCEEQLAAAQQVFVALAGEREGESSAEVVQVNMYDLLNTSVTFICEDKAAAPDS; from the exons ATGATGGAGCTCCCTAACTACAGCAGCCAGCTGATGCAGCAGCTGTGGGCCCTGAGGAAGGAGGGCCACTTCTGTGACTGCACCATCCTGGTGGGAGACAGCCCTCACCGTGCACATAAACTGGTACTGGCTGCCTCCAGCATGCTCTTCAG GTCTCTGCTGGATGGCTCGGACACCATCTCCATCGACACGGCCATGGTCTCCTCGCAGGAGTTTGGCTGTCTGCTGGACATGGTCTACACCGGCAAATTGCCTCTCGGCAAACACAACGTCAGCCGCATCGTCGCCGCCGCAGACAGCTTGCAGATGTTCGACGTGGCCGTGGGCTTCAGAAACGTCCTCACCACTCTTGTGAACCAGCAGGTCTCCGTCCCGGTGGCGTCTACACAGACGCCGAGCCTCAGTGGGATCAACAAAGCCCAGAGCGTGAACGCTGAAGGTTCAGCCTCACCCAGCAAGGACGACTCCACGCCAGACGAGACGGAGCTGAAGGCTGAGCTAAAGAAGGAAGACCGTCAGAGTGAGGAAGAGGACGCAGAGGAACCAGCGTGTAAAAGAGTCTGTACCGAGCTCTCCGAGTCCTCAG AGCCTAAAGAAGGCAGATCCTCAGACAGTGTGGCGGAAGAAAACAACCCAACGGCAGCCACGGTGTCAACTGGACCTGCCGCTGGTTTTCTGGAGCATTCCTCTCAGCTTGTGGAGCTCCTCGCCAACATGTCATCTGTCGTGGAGCTGCTGAGCCAGGCAGCACAGGGAAGCCTAGAGGAACAGGAGAGACAG GTTGTGTGTGAGTGCTGTGAGGAAGCTGATCCCAGCTCAGTTTTGGAGAAGCTGCTGAGCAGAGTGAAGGAGGGGCAGCTCAGTGAGGAAGCCATTGTCTCGCTGCTCCGGACCGTTCGGCAGAAAGCTCCCTCCTCCTTCCCCACACCACTGCTCTCTCTGCTGGGCGAGGCGGACAGGGACACACCGGAGCCCCTCGGAAACCAAACGGCAG TTGACCCAGAAAGGGAAAATGGCACCGGAAGTGAAGAAAAGCTGGAGGAAAAGGGAGAGGAAGAAAACAGTAAGGAGGAGACGGAGGAGGATGAGAAAGTCAAAAATGACCCGACTGACTCTTTttcatctccctcctcctcctcctcctcttcctccccctccaAGCCCTACTCCTGTCGCTGGTGTAAGAGGGGCTTTGCCTACAAGTGTCGGATGCTGGCCCACGTGAAGCGCTGCGCCATGTCGCAGGAGTGTGAGCAGCAGTGCCCGCAGTGTCCGGAGAAGCTGCCCAACCAGCGGGCCCTGCAGCGCCATCGGGCCGAGGCTCACCGCAGCACCGCACGGGTGAAGAAGAAGGTGGCCTGTGACCTGTGTGGGCGAACCTTCGCCCACCCGTCAG GCATGATTTACCACAAGCGCACCGAGCACTTTGAAGAGAAACCGTTTGCTTGTGAGGACTGCGGTGCAAAGTTCGGCGCCAACTCCTCTCTGAAGAATCACATGAGGCtgcacacaggagagaaaccttacCTCTGCAAACACTGTGACATGAGCTTCAGTGTGGCTGCTGCCCTCGCATACCACACCAAGAAGAAACACTCTGagg gaAAGATGTATGTGTGTCAGTATTGTAAGGCTGTCTTCGCCCAGTCCATTGAACTGACGCGCCATGTGCGAACACACACTGGTGATCGGCCTTATGTGTGCCGAGAATGTGGCAAAGGTTACAGCCAGGCCAGCGGACTCACCGTCCACCTGCACACCTTCCACA ATTTGTCGGAACCTCATGACTGTCAAAAGTGTTGTCTCAGCTTCTCCTCGCTGGAGGAGCATCGGCAGCACATCCAGGAGTTGCACCCAAAGGAGTTCCACAAGTGTCCCACCTGTAACCAGGTGTTCAACAGCGCCGCCCTGCTGGACAAACACAAGGCCACCCACACTGGAACCAAGCCGTTCAGCTGTGAGCTGTGCAACAAGTCGTACCAG CAACTGTCAGGCCTGTGGTACCATAACAGGACCAACCACCCGGATGTGTTTGCCAACCACACCCGGCAGCTCAAGACCCTGGTCCAGTGTGATGTCTGCTTCAAGTTCTTTCCCAGCGCTGCCAGTGTGGCCAAACACCAGGCTGCTGAGCACCAGG GCTTGGCAGCGTCGGCGGTGCGCTGTGCGTTCTGCCCGGCGGTGCTGGCCGGGGAGGAGGAGCTGCAGGAGCACATGAGCAGCCAGCACGTCAGCCAGAGCCCGGAGGCCTTCAGCTGCCCGCTCTGCTCGCTGGTCTGCACCTCCCAGCTGGAGCTCCAGGAGCACCTGCTCTCCTGCCACATGGAGGCTCAGGAAGACGCCTCCCACACA
- the zbtb40 gene encoding zinc finger and BTB domain-containing protein 40 isoform X2, with product MVSSQEFGCLLDMVYTGKLPLGKHNVSRIVAAADSLQMFDVAVGFRNVLTTLVNQQVSVPVASTQTPSLSGINKAQSVNAEGSASPSKDDSTPDETELKAELKKEDRQSEEEDAEEPACKRVCTELSESSEPKEGRSSDSVAEENNPTAATVSTGPAAGFLEHSSQLVELLANMSSVVELLSQAAQGSLEEQERQVVCECCEEADPSSVLEKLLSRVKEGQLSEEAIVSLLRTVRQKAPSSFPTPLLSLLGEADRDTPEPLGNQTAVDPERENGTGSEEKLEEKGEEENSKEETEEDEKVKNDPTDSFSSPSSSSSSSSPSKPYSCRWCKRGFAYKCRMLAHVKRCAMSQECEQQCPQCPEKLPNQRALQRHRAEAHRSTARVKKKVACDLCGRTFAHPSGMIYHKRTEHFEEKPFACEDCGAKFGANSSLKNHMRLHTGEKPYLCKHCDMSFSVAAALAYHTKKKHSEGKMYVCQYCKAVFAQSIELTRHVRTHTGDRPYVCRECGKGYSQASGLTVHLHTFHNLSEPHDCQKCCLSFSSLEEHRQHIQELHPKEFHKCPTCNQVFNSAALLDKHKATHTGTKPFSCELCNKSYQQLSGLWYHNRTNHPDVFANHTRQLKTLVQCDVCFKFFPSAASVAKHQAAEHQGLAASAVRCAFCPAVLAGEEELQEHMSSQHVSQSPEAFSCPLCSLVCTSQLELQEHLLSCHMEAQEDASHTVVAANPTGDEGAEPASCEEQLAAAQQVFVALAGEREGESSAEVVQVNMYDLLNTSVTFICEDKAAAPDS from the exons ATGGTCTCCTCGCAGGAGTTTGGCTGTCTGCTGGACATGGTCTACACCGGCAAATTGCCTCTCGGCAAACACAACGTCAGCCGCATCGTCGCCGCCGCAGACAGCTTGCAGATGTTCGACGTGGCCGTGGGCTTCAGAAACGTCCTCACCACTCTTGTGAACCAGCAGGTCTCCGTCCCGGTGGCGTCTACACAGACGCCGAGCCTCAGTGGGATCAACAAAGCCCAGAGCGTGAACGCTGAAGGTTCAGCCTCACCCAGCAAGGACGACTCCACGCCAGACGAGACGGAGCTGAAGGCTGAGCTAAAGAAGGAAGACCGTCAGAGTGAGGAAGAGGACGCAGAGGAACCAGCGTGTAAAAGAGTCTGTACCGAGCTCTCCGAGTCCTCAG AGCCTAAAGAAGGCAGATCCTCAGACAGTGTGGCGGAAGAAAACAACCCAACGGCAGCCACGGTGTCAACTGGACCTGCCGCTGGTTTTCTGGAGCATTCCTCTCAGCTTGTGGAGCTCCTCGCCAACATGTCATCTGTCGTGGAGCTGCTGAGCCAGGCAGCACAGGGAAGCCTAGAGGAACAGGAGAGACAG GTTGTGTGTGAGTGCTGTGAGGAAGCTGATCCCAGCTCAGTTTTGGAGAAGCTGCTGAGCAGAGTGAAGGAGGGGCAGCTCAGTGAGGAAGCCATTGTCTCGCTGCTCCGGACCGTTCGGCAGAAAGCTCCCTCCTCCTTCCCCACACCACTGCTCTCTCTGCTGGGCGAGGCGGACAGGGACACACCGGAGCCCCTCGGAAACCAAACGGCAG TTGACCCAGAAAGGGAAAATGGCACCGGAAGTGAAGAAAAGCTGGAGGAAAAGGGAGAGGAAGAAAACAGTAAGGAGGAGACGGAGGAGGATGAGAAAGTCAAAAATGACCCGACTGACTCTTTttcatctccctcctcctcctcctcctcttcctccccctccaAGCCCTACTCCTGTCGCTGGTGTAAGAGGGGCTTTGCCTACAAGTGTCGGATGCTGGCCCACGTGAAGCGCTGCGCCATGTCGCAGGAGTGTGAGCAGCAGTGCCCGCAGTGTCCGGAGAAGCTGCCCAACCAGCGGGCCCTGCAGCGCCATCGGGCCGAGGCTCACCGCAGCACCGCACGGGTGAAGAAGAAGGTGGCCTGTGACCTGTGTGGGCGAACCTTCGCCCACCCGTCAG GCATGATTTACCACAAGCGCACCGAGCACTTTGAAGAGAAACCGTTTGCTTGTGAGGACTGCGGTGCAAAGTTCGGCGCCAACTCCTCTCTGAAGAATCACATGAGGCtgcacacaggagagaaaccttacCTCTGCAAACACTGTGACATGAGCTTCAGTGTGGCTGCTGCCCTCGCATACCACACCAAGAAGAAACACTCTGagg gaAAGATGTATGTGTGTCAGTATTGTAAGGCTGTCTTCGCCCAGTCCATTGAACTGACGCGCCATGTGCGAACACACACTGGTGATCGGCCTTATGTGTGCCGAGAATGTGGCAAAGGTTACAGCCAGGCCAGCGGACTCACCGTCCACCTGCACACCTTCCACA ATTTGTCGGAACCTCATGACTGTCAAAAGTGTTGTCTCAGCTTCTCCTCGCTGGAGGAGCATCGGCAGCACATCCAGGAGTTGCACCCAAAGGAGTTCCACAAGTGTCCCACCTGTAACCAGGTGTTCAACAGCGCCGCCCTGCTGGACAAACACAAGGCCACCCACACTGGAACCAAGCCGTTCAGCTGTGAGCTGTGCAACAAGTCGTACCAG CAACTGTCAGGCCTGTGGTACCATAACAGGACCAACCACCCGGATGTGTTTGCCAACCACACCCGGCAGCTCAAGACCCTGGTCCAGTGTGATGTCTGCTTCAAGTTCTTTCCCAGCGCTGCCAGTGTGGCCAAACACCAGGCTGCTGAGCACCAGG GCTTGGCAGCGTCGGCGGTGCGCTGTGCGTTCTGCCCGGCGGTGCTGGCCGGGGAGGAGGAGCTGCAGGAGCACATGAGCAGCCAGCACGTCAGCCAGAGCCCGGAGGCCTTCAGCTGCCCGCTCTGCTCGCTGGTCTGCACCTCCCAGCTGGAGCTCCAGGAGCACCTGCTCTCCTGCCACATGGAGGCTCAGGAAGACGCCTCCCACACA